In a single window of the Arachis hypogaea cultivar Tifrunner chromosome 6, arahy.Tifrunner.gnm2.J5K5, whole genome shotgun sequence genome:
- the LOC112695570 gene encoding kinesin-like protein KIN-14I isoform X7 produces the protein MTTEEAVPFNTVSVVEDILQQRGGHFDGKLASRRDEEASVRRNEATEWMRKTLGVVAGRDLPAEPSEEDFRVALRTGIILCNVLNKVVPGSIPKIIQAPKDSVLVTDGGAPIVFQYGENVKSFIEAVGEMGIPTFEASDMEKGGNLSRVVSCLLELKSYAEWVQGGKIGSWKLAGLPNSKPPLMKTLLRRNSEPSMMKSMGNTLGDKDSSATDNDPKSNLIQMNSTYPSLISLVREHLSNKRTEEIPFVVESLLSQVMNEFEQRLLEQHERIRTIQQEKLSSCKPDEDRLPEGQETVREIQQETASPFKPDKQRLIEQQETKLKEIQEQLRAAQQELLRAAQQEQLRAVQQDKVSSSKPEPLVSKAAPIDEEMEEKEEKIDTKEETMEENVEEMMEETQAEEVEMEEEEEEIDEMEEKGEETKDLDLPRDNGPSLEFLRQQENIRKEELLRQEEIIRQERARHEEIIREGERVRQEELIRQEEIIRQAERARQEEIIRQGEKLRQEELIRHEEIIREGERVRQELIREGERVRQEELIRQEEIIRQAERARQEEIIREGERIRQEELIRQEEIIRQAERARQEEIIRQGEKLRQEERARHEEIIRQHEITLQQERARQEEMIRQQEIVRQQERSRQQAIVQRQNKSLQDLKTIVHQTKSGVQAMHKKYQEDFLVLCKHVRSLVSAAAGYQKVLEENRKLYNQVQDLKGNIRVYCRVRPFLGAPSPNQSVGSIDDGSISILTPSNYGKEGKKTFNFNKCFGPSATQSQVFADTQPLIRSVLDGYNVCIFAYGQTGSGKTFTMSGPDDLTEETMGVNYRALNDLFLLQDQRKDTIIYEIGVQMLEIYNEQVRDLLSTDGATKKLEIRNRSQNGLNVPDANLVPVATTADVINLMNLGNKNRAVGSTAMNSRSSRSHSCLTVHVQGKYLTSPKTIHASLHLVDLAGSERADKTEATGDRLKEAQYINKSLSALGDVISSLAAKSSHVPYRNSKLTQLLQDSLGGQAKTLMFVHISPEPDAVGETLSTLKFAERVATVELGAAKANNAGGDNKAGNNANTSGGSSKDGADVKDLKDQIASLKAALARKDAELEQYQGMNLDGAKLNKSHGSTPSLRNLGSTGGARKLPRDDSANSEGQNQDESKLKRRSLDYEDMETRYENSGDWMNNHNNKMAMAMAMKRNDSLTSNDSLVAQWEADNKPSSPSSSPTSYDYDDDMATNDNSSEASDMNWQPTPKSTSSTPSNASSSLKPKKTTTTAPLKPTKTADRSPASSAPTPAAKKPAAAVGSQVKKVAATDVKKRVGGAK, from the exons ATGACGACGGAGGAAGCTGTGCCATTCAATACTGTATCCGTTGTGGAAGACATTCTTCAGCAGCGCGGCGGCCACTTCGACGGCAAGTTGGCGTCACGGCGAGACGAAGAAGCAT CGGTGAGAAGAAATGAAGCTACTGAATGGATGCGTAAAACACTTGGAGTAGTCGCAGGGAGAGACTTGCCAGCAGAGCCTTCTGAAGAAGATTTCAGGGTCGCCTTGCGAACCGGTATTATCCTCTGCAATGTTCTCAACAAAGTTGTACCCGGTTCAATTCCCAAG ATAATTCAAGCCCCCAAGGATTCTGTCCTAGTTACTGATGGAGGAGCACCGATTGTGTTTCAGTATGGTGAAAATGTGAAGAGTTTTATTGAAGCTGTGGGAGAAATGGGGATTCCCACCTTTGAAGCTTCCGATATGGAAAAG GGTGGAAATTTATCAAGGGTGGTGAGTTGTTTGTTAGAGCTCAAATCCTATGCGGAATGGGTACAGGGAGGGAAAATTGGGTCATGGAAATTGGCTGGCCTTCCGAATTCAAAGCCACCCTTGATGAAAACCCTTCTAAGGAGAAACTCTGAACCATCCATGATGAAATCCATGGGGAACACATTAGGGGACAAAGATTCTTCTGCTACTGACAATGATCCCAAGTCTAACCTCATCCAGATG AATTCAACCTATCCTTCTTTAATTTCATTAGTTCGTGAGCATTTGTCAAATAAGAGGACAGAAGAAATTCCTTTT GTAGTTGAATCCCTGCTCAGTCAAGTCATGAATGAGTTTGAACAGCGATTGCTTGAACAACATGAAAGG ATTAGAACAATTCAACAAGAAAAATTATCATCATGTAAACCAGATGAAGATCGATTGCCTGAAGGACAAGAAACG GTTAGAGAAATTCAACAAGAAACAGCATCACCATTCAAACCAGATAAACAGCGACTCATTGAACAACAAGAAACG AAGCTTAAAGAAATTCAAGAGCAGCTAAGAGCAGCTCAACAAGAGCTGCTTAGAGCAGCTCAACAAGAGCAGCTTAGAGCAGTTCAACAAGATAAAGTATCATCATCTAAACCAGAACCTTTGGTTTCAAAAGCTGCTCCTATTGACGAAGAG atggaagaaaaggaagagaagatagatacaaaagaagaaacaaTGGAAGAAAATGTGGAAGAAATGATGGAAGAAACACAGGCCGAAGAGGTTGAgatggaagaagaggaggaagaaatagatgagatggaagaaaagggagaagaaacaAAAGATCTAGATCTTCCTCGGGACAATGGACCAAGCCTCGAGTTCTTAAGACAACAAGAGAATATCCGAAAAGAAGAGTTACTCCGACAAGAAGAGATAATCCGACAAGAGAGAGCTCGACATGAAGAGATAATCCGAGAAGGGGAGAGAGTCCGACAAGAAGAGTTAATCCGACAAGAAGAGATAATCCGACAAGCGGAGAGAGCTCGACAAGAAGAGATAATCCGACAAGGGGAGAAACTCCGACAAGAAGAGTTAATCCGACACGAAGAGATAATCCGAGAAGGGGAGAGAGTCCGACAAGAACTAATCCGAGAAGGGGAGAGAGTCCGACAAGAAGAGTTAATCCGACAAGAAGAGATAATCCGACAAGCGGAGAGAGCTCGACAAGAAGAGATAATCCGAGAAGGGGAGAGAATCCGACAAGAAGAGTTAATCCGACAAGAAGAGATAATCCGACAAGCGGAGAGAGCTCGACAAGAAGAGATAATCCGACAAGGGGAGAAACTCCGACAAGAAGAGAGAGCTCGACACGAAGAGATAATCCGGCAACACGAGATAACCCTGCAACAAGAGAGAGCTCGGCAAGAAGAGATGATCCGGCAACAAGAGATAGTCCGACAACAAGAAAGATCCCGACAACAAGCGATAGTCCAACGACAAAACAAGAGTCTCCAG GATTTGAAAACTATAGTCCATCAAACAAAATCAGGAGTACAGGCTATGCACAAGAAGTACCAGGAAGATTTCCTAGTACTAT GCAAGCATGTGCGTAGCTTAGTTTCTGCTGCTGCAGGATATCAGAAAGTTCTTGAGGAGAACCGTAAGTTATATAATCAAGTGCAGGATCTGAAAG GGAATATTAGGGTGTACTGCAGAGTTAGACCCTTCTTGGGCGCTCCATCGCCCAATCAGAGTGTGGGTAGTATTGATGATGGAAGTATCTCAATCTTAACACCTTCAAATTATGGGAAAGAGGGGAAGAAGACATTCAATTTTAACAAATGTTTTGGTCCTAGTGCAACACAAT CACAAGTTTTCGCCGACACACAACCACTGATTCGGTCAGTGTTGGATGGATACAATGTCTGCATATTTGCCTATGGCCAAACAGGATCAGGAAAAACATTCACTATG TCTGGGCCAGACGATCTTACCGAGGAAACCATGGGTGTCAACTACCGTGCCCTGAATGATCTTTTCCTACTTCAGGATCAGAGGAAGGACACCATTATCTATGAGATTGGTGTTCAGATGCTTGAGATTTACAATGAGCAAGTCAGAGATCTACTATCCACAGATGGAGCTACCAAAAAAT TAGAAATTCGCAACCGTTCCCAGAACGGACTCAATGTGCCTGATGCCAACCTTGTTCCTGTTGCAACAACTGCTGATGTCATAAACTTGATGAACTTGGGAAACAAGAATCGAGCTGTTGGTTCTACTGCCATGAACTCTCGTAGTAGCCGTTCTCACAG TTGCCTAACAGTTCATGTTCAAGGAAAATACCTGACATCGCCAAAAACCATTCATGCTAGCTTGCATCTGGTTGATCTAGCAGGAAGCGAAAGGGCTGATAAAACTGAAGCCACTGGAGATAGGCTCAAGGAAGCTCAGTATATCAACAAGTCACTTTCTGCCTTGGGAGATGTTATCTCTTCCCTTGCTGCAAAGAGTTCCCATGTTCCCTACAGGAACAGCAAACTCACCCAATTGCTTCAAGATTCTCTTG GTGGGCAAGCAAAGACACTAATGTTTGTTCATATTAGTCCTGAGCCTGATGCAGTTGGAGAAACACTTAGTACACTTAAGTTTGCAGAACGTGTTGCCACTGTTGAACTTGGTGCTGCTAAAGCTAACAATGCTGGTGGTGATAATAAAGCTGGTAATAACGCTAATACTAGTGGTGGTAGCAGCAAAGATGGTGCTGATGTCAAAGATCTCAAAGACCAg ATTGCTAGCTTGAAGGCAGCCTTAGCAAGGAAGGATGCAGAACTAGAACAATATCAAGGCATGAACCTTGATGGAGCAAAGTTGAATAAATCTCATGGATCCACTCCTTCACTACGTAATTTGGGTTCTACTGGAGGTGCTAGGAAGCTGCCAAGAGATGATTCTGCTAACTCAGAG GGCCAAAACCAGGACGAATCGAAGCTGAAAAGAAGAAGCTTAGATTACGAGGACATGGAAACTAGGTATGAAAATTCTGGGGACTGGATGAACAACCATAATAATAAGATGGCAATGGCAATGgcaatgaagaggaatgatagctTAACTAGTAATGATAGCCTAGTGGCACAATGGGAAGCAGATAACAAACCATCATCTCCATCTTCTAGTCCAACTTcatatgattatgatgatgatatGGCAACCAATGATAATTCATCTGAGGCATCAGACATGAACTGGCAACCAACACCTAAATCAACCTCCTCCACTCCTTCAAACGCCTCATCAAGCCTTAAACCAAAGAAAACAACAACAACTGCTCCTCTTAAACCAACAAAGACCGCGGACAG GAGTCCTGCATCATCAGCTCCCACACCAGCAGCAAAGAAACCAGCAGCAGCAGTAGGTAGTCAAGTAAAAAAGGTTGCAGCCACTGATGTAAAGAAAAGAGTTGGGGGTGCCAAGTGA
- the LOC112695570 gene encoding kinesin-like protein KIN-14I isoform X4: protein MTTEEAVPFNTVSVVEDILQQRGGHFDGKLASRRDEEASVRRNEATEWMRKTLGVVAGRDLPAEPSEEDFRVALRTGIILCNVLNKVVPGSIPKIIQAPKDSVLVTDGGAPIVFQYGENVKSFIEAVGEMGIPTFEASDMEKGGNLSRVVSCLLELKSYAEWVQGGKIGSWKLAGLPNSKPPLMKTLLRRNSEPSMMKSMGNTLGDKDSSATDNDPKSNLIQMNSTYPSLISLVREHLSNKRTEEIPFVVESLLSQVMNEFEQRLLEQHERIRTIQQEKLSSCKPDEDRLPEGQETVKTIQQEKVSSSKPDEERLPERQETQVREIQQETASPFKPDKQRLIEQQETKLKEIQEQLRAAQQELLRAAQQEQLRAVQQDKVSSSKPEPLVSKAAPIDEEMEEKEEKIDTKEETMEENVEEMMEETQAEEVEMEEEEEEIDEMEEKGEETKDLDLPRDNGPSLEFLRQQENIRKEELLRQEEIIRQERARHEEIIREGERVRQEELIRQEEIIRQAERARQEEIIRQGEKLRQEELIRHEEIIREGERVRQELIREGERVRQEELIRQEEIIRQAERARQEEIIREGERIRQEELIRQEEIIRQAERARQEEIIRQGEKLRQEERARHEEIIRQHEITLQQERARQEEMIRQQEIVRQQERSRQQAIVQRQNKSLQDLKTIVHQTKSGVQAMHKKYQEDFLVLCKHVRSLVSAAAGYQKVLEENRKLYNQVQDLKGNIRVYCRVRPFLGAPSPNQSVGSIDDGSISILTPSNYGKEGKKTFNFNKCFGPSATQSQVFADTQPLIRSVLDGYNVCIFAYGQTGSGKTFTMSGPDDLTEETMGVNYRALNDLFLLQDQRKDTIIYEIGVQMLEIYNEQVRDLLSTDGATKKLEIRNRSQNGLNVPDANLVPVATTADVINLMNLGNKNRAVGSTAMNSRSSRSHSCLTVHVQGKYLTSPKTIHASLHLVDLAGSERADKTEATGDRLKEAQYINKSLSALGDVISSLAAKSSHVPYRNSKLTQLLQDSLGGQAKTLMFVHISPEPDAVGETLSTLKFAERVATVELGAAKANNAGGDNKAGNNANTSGGSSKDGADVKDLKDQIASLKAALARKDAELEQYQGMNLDGAKLNKSHGSTPSLRNLGSTGGARKLPRDDSANSEGQNQDESKLKRRSLDYEDMETRYENSGDWMNNHNNKMAMAMAMKRNDSLTSNDSLVAQWEADNKPSSPSSSPTSYDYDDDMATNDNSSEASDMNWQPTPKSTSSTPSNASSSLKPKKTTTTAPLKPTKTADRSPASSAPTPAAKKPAAAVGSQVKKVAATDVKKRVGGAK from the exons ATGACGACGGAGGAAGCTGTGCCATTCAATACTGTATCCGTTGTGGAAGACATTCTTCAGCAGCGCGGCGGCCACTTCGACGGCAAGTTGGCGTCACGGCGAGACGAAGAAGCAT CGGTGAGAAGAAATGAAGCTACTGAATGGATGCGTAAAACACTTGGAGTAGTCGCAGGGAGAGACTTGCCAGCAGAGCCTTCTGAAGAAGATTTCAGGGTCGCCTTGCGAACCGGTATTATCCTCTGCAATGTTCTCAACAAAGTTGTACCCGGTTCAATTCCCAAG ATAATTCAAGCCCCCAAGGATTCTGTCCTAGTTACTGATGGAGGAGCACCGATTGTGTTTCAGTATGGTGAAAATGTGAAGAGTTTTATTGAAGCTGTGGGAGAAATGGGGATTCCCACCTTTGAAGCTTCCGATATGGAAAAG GGTGGAAATTTATCAAGGGTGGTGAGTTGTTTGTTAGAGCTCAAATCCTATGCGGAATGGGTACAGGGAGGGAAAATTGGGTCATGGAAATTGGCTGGCCTTCCGAATTCAAAGCCACCCTTGATGAAAACCCTTCTAAGGAGAAACTCTGAACCATCCATGATGAAATCCATGGGGAACACATTAGGGGACAAAGATTCTTCTGCTACTGACAATGATCCCAAGTCTAACCTCATCCAGATG AATTCAACCTATCCTTCTTTAATTTCATTAGTTCGTGAGCATTTGTCAAATAAGAGGACAGAAGAAATTCCTTTT GTAGTTGAATCCCTGCTCAGTCAAGTCATGAATGAGTTTGAACAGCGATTGCTTGAACAACATGAAAGG ATTAGAACAATTCAACAAGAAAAATTATCATCATGTAAACCAGATGAAGATCGATTGCCTGAAGGACAAGAAACG GTTAAAACAATTCAACAAGAAAAAGTATCATCATCTAAACCAGATGAAGAAAGATTGCCTGAACGACAAGAAACG CAGGTTAGAGAAATTCAACAAGAAACAGCATCACCATTCAAACCAGATAAACAGCGACTCATTGAACAACAAGAAACG AAGCTTAAAGAAATTCAAGAGCAGCTAAGAGCAGCTCAACAAGAGCTGCTTAGAGCAGCTCAACAAGAGCAGCTTAGAGCAGTTCAACAAGATAAAGTATCATCATCTAAACCAGAACCTTTGGTTTCAAAAGCTGCTCCTATTGACGAAGAG atggaagaaaaggaagagaagatagatacaaaagaagaaacaaTGGAAGAAAATGTGGAAGAAATGATGGAAGAAACACAGGCCGAAGAGGTTGAgatggaagaagaggaggaagaaatagatgagatggaagaaaagggagaagaaacaAAAGATCTAGATCTTCCTCGGGACAATGGACCAAGCCTCGAGTTCTTAAGACAACAAGAGAATATCCGAAAAGAAGAGTTACTCCGACAAGAAGAGATAATCCGACAAGAGAGAGCTCGACATGAAGAGATAATCCGAGAAGGGGAGAGAGTCCGACAAGAAGAGTTAATCCGACAAGAAGAGATAATCCGACAAGCGGAGAGAGCTCGACAAGAAGAGATAATCCGACAAGGGGAGAAACTCCGACAAGAAGAGTTAATCCGACACGAAGAGATAATCCGAGAAGGGGAGAGAGTCCGACAAGAACTAATCCGAGAAGGGGAGAGAGTCCGACAAGAAGAGTTAATCCGACAAGAAGAGATAATCCGACAAGCGGAGAGAGCTCGACAAGAAGAGATAATCCGAGAAGGGGAGAGAATCCGACAAGAAGAGTTAATCCGACAAGAAGAGATAATCCGACAAGCGGAGAGAGCTCGACAAGAAGAGATAATCCGACAAGGGGAGAAACTCCGACAAGAAGAGAGAGCTCGACACGAAGAGATAATCCGGCAACACGAGATAACCCTGCAACAAGAGAGAGCTCGGCAAGAAGAGATGATCCGGCAACAAGAGATAGTCCGACAACAAGAAAGATCCCGACAACAAGCGATAGTCCAACGACAAAACAAGAGTCTCCAG GATTTGAAAACTATAGTCCATCAAACAAAATCAGGAGTACAGGCTATGCACAAGAAGTACCAGGAAGATTTCCTAGTACTAT GCAAGCATGTGCGTAGCTTAGTTTCTGCTGCTGCAGGATATCAGAAAGTTCTTGAGGAGAACCGTAAGTTATATAATCAAGTGCAGGATCTGAAAG GGAATATTAGGGTGTACTGCAGAGTTAGACCCTTCTTGGGCGCTCCATCGCCCAATCAGAGTGTGGGTAGTATTGATGATGGAAGTATCTCAATCTTAACACCTTCAAATTATGGGAAAGAGGGGAAGAAGACATTCAATTTTAACAAATGTTTTGGTCCTAGTGCAACACAAT CACAAGTTTTCGCCGACACACAACCACTGATTCGGTCAGTGTTGGATGGATACAATGTCTGCATATTTGCCTATGGCCAAACAGGATCAGGAAAAACATTCACTATG TCTGGGCCAGACGATCTTACCGAGGAAACCATGGGTGTCAACTACCGTGCCCTGAATGATCTTTTCCTACTTCAGGATCAGAGGAAGGACACCATTATCTATGAGATTGGTGTTCAGATGCTTGAGATTTACAATGAGCAAGTCAGAGATCTACTATCCACAGATGGAGCTACCAAAAAAT TAGAAATTCGCAACCGTTCCCAGAACGGACTCAATGTGCCTGATGCCAACCTTGTTCCTGTTGCAACAACTGCTGATGTCATAAACTTGATGAACTTGGGAAACAAGAATCGAGCTGTTGGTTCTACTGCCATGAACTCTCGTAGTAGCCGTTCTCACAG TTGCCTAACAGTTCATGTTCAAGGAAAATACCTGACATCGCCAAAAACCATTCATGCTAGCTTGCATCTGGTTGATCTAGCAGGAAGCGAAAGGGCTGATAAAACTGAAGCCACTGGAGATAGGCTCAAGGAAGCTCAGTATATCAACAAGTCACTTTCTGCCTTGGGAGATGTTATCTCTTCCCTTGCTGCAAAGAGTTCCCATGTTCCCTACAGGAACAGCAAACTCACCCAATTGCTTCAAGATTCTCTTG GTGGGCAAGCAAAGACACTAATGTTTGTTCATATTAGTCCTGAGCCTGATGCAGTTGGAGAAACACTTAGTACACTTAAGTTTGCAGAACGTGTTGCCACTGTTGAACTTGGTGCTGCTAAAGCTAACAATGCTGGTGGTGATAATAAAGCTGGTAATAACGCTAATACTAGTGGTGGTAGCAGCAAAGATGGTGCTGATGTCAAAGATCTCAAAGACCAg ATTGCTAGCTTGAAGGCAGCCTTAGCAAGGAAGGATGCAGAACTAGAACAATATCAAGGCATGAACCTTGATGGAGCAAAGTTGAATAAATCTCATGGATCCACTCCTTCACTACGTAATTTGGGTTCTACTGGAGGTGCTAGGAAGCTGCCAAGAGATGATTCTGCTAACTCAGAG GGCCAAAACCAGGACGAATCGAAGCTGAAAAGAAGAAGCTTAGATTACGAGGACATGGAAACTAGGTATGAAAATTCTGGGGACTGGATGAACAACCATAATAATAAGATGGCAATGGCAATGgcaatgaagaggaatgatagctTAACTAGTAATGATAGCCTAGTGGCACAATGGGAAGCAGATAACAAACCATCATCTCCATCTTCTAGTCCAACTTcatatgattatgatgatgatatGGCAACCAATGATAATTCATCTGAGGCATCAGACATGAACTGGCAACCAACACCTAAATCAACCTCCTCCACTCCTTCAAACGCCTCATCAAGCCTTAAACCAAAGAAAACAACAACAACTGCTCCTCTTAAACCAACAAAGACCGCGGACAG GAGTCCTGCATCATCAGCTCCCACACCAGCAGCAAAGAAACCAGCAGCAGCAGTAGGTAGTCAAGTAAAAAAGGTTGCAGCCACTGATGTAAAGAAAAGAGTTGGGGGTGCCAAGTGA